From Rhododendron vialii isolate Sample 1 chromosome 10a, ASM3025357v1, the proteins below share one genomic window:
- the LOC131303043 gene encoding uncharacterized protein LOC131303043 — protein MEGFVILMCKRGELSAGVVLSRRATFQDFVEKLCRKWSDLKGGALLLLYSLEGHAKCMLSCDDDLEALFALTLSRRIDAIDVILMDSGSSSTCSTVDPCSSDGGSIAGHGELTVVDDVVDLVPSFSRHEPKLLKSSSWFDLIKEVGQRFNNGAVEFLDCLTKYSVFHGFQFYYYKNHKDKVKAYCVERPDGHCMWAVMASLDRSTGFFTIKEFNMVHTCDSAVLTNRISQVGCHFIGRLVTGELRSRPFKRAIDIMHDMKEDYGVDVTYCRSHMGLQKAKDSAFGSYSASFADLKWYVQKFKEVDTTSSIVLDCDDSKHFTRLFVDFGPCKYGFNYCRLWGFDLTGPWPGLGFSFRRFVLLLLDLQQVTRAGVAQ, from the coding sequence ATGGAAGGTTTTGTGATCTTGATGTGCAAGAGGGGTGAGTTAAGTGCTGGTGTTGTCTTGTCACGACGTGCaacatttcaagattttgttgAGAAGTTGTGCCGGAAGTGGAGCGATTTGAAAGGAGGTGCCTTGTTGTTACTATATTCGTTGGAGGGCCATGCGAAATGTATGTTGAGTTGTGATGATGATTTAGAAGCTTTGTTTGCCCTCACATTGTCTAGGCGTATCGATGCTATTGATGTCATTCTCATGGATTCTGGAAGTTCTAGTACTTGTAGCACTGTTGATCCTTGTAGTAGTGATGGTGGAAGTATTGCAGGTCATGGGGAGTTGACTGTTGTTGATGATGTCGTTGATTTAGTACCTTCTTTTTCTCGGCATGAACCCAAGCTTTTAAAATCGTCTAGctggtttgatttgattaaggAAGTTGGTCAACGTTTCAATAATGGAGCTGTCGAGTTTCTTGATTGCTTGACCAAGTACTCTGTCTTTCACGGTTTCCAATTCTATTACTATAAGAACCATAAGGATAAGGTCAAGGCTTACTGTGTGGAAAGGCCAGATGGGCACTGTATGTGGGCTGTGATGGCGTCATTGGATAGGTCCACCGGTTTTTTTACAATTAAGGAGTTCAATATGGTGCACACTTGTGATTCTGCTGTTTTGACCAATAGAATTTCGCAAGTTGGTTGTCATTTCATCGGCCGGTTGGTCACTGGAGAGTTGCGGTCGAGGCCGTTCAAGCGTGCTATTGACATCATGCACGACATGAAGGAAGATTATGGTGTTGATGTGACTTATTGCCGTTCACATATGGGCTTGCAAAAGGCGAAGGATAGTGCTTTTGGGAGTTACTCAGCATCTTTTGCAGATTTAAAGTGGTATGTGCAGAAGTTTAAAGAGGTTGACACTACCAGTTCAATAGTATTAGACTGTGATGATTCGAAGCACTTTACAAGGCTTTTTGTCGATTTTGGCCCGTGCAAGTATGGCTTTAACTATTGCCGGCTgtgggggttcgatttgacgggaccttggcCTGGGTTAGGTTTCTCCTTCCGTAGGTTCGTTCTCCTGCttctggacctgcaacaagtcactagggctggagtAGCCCAGTGA
- the LOC131303569 gene encoding uncharacterized protein LOC131303569: MFLKSMYKGSLLSACTKDGNQGLYPICFAIVDGETYESWHWFLEQMRVFLQFERNVVFISDRNIGLLHAVADVFPGASHSYYLVHLKKNLRTRLGGVAMDRTRYLVELFGKCAYAPTLELFNELLAELEREGGDKMRDFLSDLDVKHWAHAHFPGHRYSELSSNLAECFNRWIKDERRLPVTQLVDAIRMKLVEQMSRRKEELLRFKTTVCPTWDARLAGLFQFSRTWVVQKSSADVYDVRGNLSNIVNIC; the protein is encoded by the exons ATGTTTTTAAAGTCCATGTATAAGGGGTCCTTGCTTTCGGCTTGCACCAAGGATGGAAACCAAG GTTTGTATCCGATTTGTTTTGCTATTGTCGATGGTGAGACATATGAAAGTTGGCATTGGTTCTTGGAACAGATGAGGGTGTTCTTACAATTTGAGAGGAATGTTGTTTTCATATCGGATCGGAACATAGGTTTGTTGCATGCTGTGGCAGATGTGTTTCCTGGGGCATCTCATTCCTACTACTTAGTTCATCTGAAGAAAAACTTGAGGACACGCTTGGGGGGTGTTGCTATGGATCGGACGAGATATTTGGTAGAATTGTTTGGTAAATGTGCTTATGCACCCACTTTGGAGTTATTCAATGAACTTTTGGCCGAGTTGGAGCGTGAAGGTGGAGACAAGATGAGGGATTTCTTATCAGATTTAGATGTCAAGCATTGGGCCCATGCGCATTTTCCTGGACATCGCTATAGTGAGTTGAGCTCCAACCTTGCTGAGTGTTTCAATAGATGGATCAAGGATGAAAGACGTTTGCCTGTTACGCAACTCGTGGATGCAATTCGGATGAAGCTCGTGGAACAAATGTCTCGCAGAAAAGAAGAGTTGTTGAGGTTTAAGACAACTGTGTGTCCGACGTGGGATGCACGGTTAGCTGGCTTGTTCCAGTTTTCACGGACTTGGGTTGTCCAAAAGTCGAGTGCTGATGTGTACGATGTGCGTGGCAATCTGAGCAATATTGTTAATATCTGTTAG